A portion of the Ailuropoda melanoleuca isolate Jingjing chromosome 18, ASM200744v2, whole genome shotgun sequence genome contains these proteins:
- the DUSP26 gene encoding dual specificity protein phosphatase 26: MCPGNWLWASMTFMARFSRSGSRSPVRTRGALEEMPAVPHPFLNVFELERLLYTGKTACNHADEVWPGLYLGDQDIANNRRELRRLGITHVLNASHSRWRGTPEAYEGLGIRYLGVEAHDSPAFDMSIHFQTAADFIHRALSQPGGKILVHCAVGVSRSATLVLAYLMLYHRLTLVEAIKKVKDHRGIIPNRGFLRQLLALDRRLRQGLEA, translated from the exons ATGTGCCCTGGCAACTGGCTCTGGGCCTCCATGACTTTTATGGCCCGCTTCTCCCGGAGCGGCTCACGGTCTCCTGTTCGCACTAGAGGGGCCCTGGAGGAGATGCCAGCTGTTCCGCATCCCTTCCTCAACGTCTTTGAGTTGGAGAGGCTCCTCTACACAGGCAAGACCGCCTGTAACCATGCCGATGAGGTCTGGCCGGGCCTCTACCTCGGAGACCA GGACATAGCTAACAACCGCCGGGAGCTCCGCCGCCTGGGCATCACCCACGTCCTCAATGCGTCACACAGCAGGTGGCGAGGCACGCCCGAGGCCTATGAGGGGCTGGGCATCCGCTACCTGGGTGTCGAGGCCCATGACTCGCCAGCCTTTGACATGAGCATCCACTTCCAGACGGCTGCCGACTTCATCCACCGGgcgctgagccagccaggag GGAAGATCCTGGTCCACTGCGCCGTGGGAGTGAGCCGGTCCGCCACACTGGTACTGGCCTACCTCATGCTGTATCACCGCCTCACCCTCGTGGAGGCCATCAAGAAAGTCAAGGACCACCGAGGCATCATCCCCAACCGGGGCTTCTTGCGGCAGCTCCTGGCCCTGGACCGCAGGCTGCGGCAGGGTCTGGAggcatga